In Deinococcus humi, the following are encoded in one genomic region:
- a CDS encoding HAMP domain-containing protein yields MPPTALGLRAKLLLSYLLVIVLAATNMILIAEWSAPLCYPTHIKQMMQMFGIRDIPEMRCQLADGFTGAFGSALIMASVATLALAVSAFVSRQILRSVQRLSHTSTRIAAGHYAERLSGAGPGRPGGIDWQFQSHGPGAGGHRGAATRTDRHRSPRTAHAPDRHARPD; encoded by the coding sequence TTGCCCCCCACCGCCCTCGGCCTGCGGGCCAAATTACTGCTGTCCTATCTGCTGGTGATCGTCCTGGCCGCCACCAACATGATCTTGATCGCCGAGTGGAGCGCGCCGCTGTGCTACCCGACGCATATCAAGCAGATGATGCAGATGTTCGGGATTCGCGACATTCCGGAAATGCGCTGTCAGCTCGCGGACGGGTTCACCGGGGCGTTTGGCAGTGCATTGATCATGGCGAGTGTGGCGACGCTGGCCCTAGCCGTGAGCGCCTTCGTGAGCCGCCAAATCCTGCGCTCGGTCCAGCGGCTCAGCCACACCAGCACGCGCATCGCAGCGGGTCATTATGCCGAGCGGCTATCCGGAGCTGGGCCAGGACGACCTGGGGGAATTGACTGGCAGTTTCAATCGCATGGCCCAGGCGCTGGAGGCCACCGAGGCGCGGCGACGCGAACTGATCGGCACCGTAGCCCACGAACTGCGCACGCCCCTGACAGGCATGCGCGGCCTGACTGA
- a CDS encoding TlpA family protein disulfide reductase, whose translation MPPLLAAAVVAALATALLRPSPGPGSPLIGKPVPAFTLLTLSGRSLSVSGQGGRPVVINFWASWCIPCREEAPLLRELAQKTRNVRVVGVVFQDQVGTARAFEQEFAIPYASVLDPQSQTAINFGVAGVPETFFVDAQGVVQAKQSGQLSRDSLRANVRKIGVSF comes from the coding sequence GTGCCGCCGCTGCTGGCTGCTGCCGTGGTGGCCGCGCTGGCCACGGCGCTGCTCAGGCCCAGCCCTGGGCCAGGCTCTCCGCTGATTGGGAAACCTGTTCCAGCGTTTACGTTGCTCACGCTCAGCGGGCGATCGTTGAGCGTGAGTGGTCAGGGGGGCCGCCCGGTGGTGATCAACTTCTGGGCGTCGTGGTGCATTCCGTGTCGGGAAGAGGCTCCCCTCCTCAGAGAACTGGCGCAGAAGACCCGCAACGTCAGGGTGGTGGGGGTGGTCTTTCAGGACCAGGTAGGGACGGCGCGGGCCTTTGAGCAGGAGTTTGCCATACCTTATGCCAGTGTCCTGGACCCTCAATCCCAGACCGCCATCAATTTTGGGGTGGCTGGCGTTCCAGAAACCTTTTTTGTCGACGCACAGGGCGTCGTGCAGGCCAAGCAGTCGGGTCAACTCTCCCGCGACAGCCTGCGTGCGAACGTCCGGAAGATCGGCGTGTCATTTTGA
- a CDS encoding IS3 family transposase (programmed frameshift): MRGKRFTEEQIAFALKQAETGVSVAEVCRKMGIAESTFFNWKKKFSGLGVSELRRLRQLEEENRKLKQLVADLSLDKIMLQDVNSKKALKPAQRRVLVDHLRTGYRVSERRACAVLNEWRTIYRYQGIARPEEQLILKRMTEIAHTRVRYGFRRIHVLMAREGWHINHKRFFRLYQLAGLNLRMKRPRRHVSAARRVAQPTAQQPNEAWSMDFISDMLFDGKRFRALTLIDTFTRECLAIHVETSIKGERVADVVHEISRHRGVPARIQVDNGSEFISKALDLWPYQQGVILDFSRPGRPTDNPLIESFNGSFRDECLNTHWFLSLDDAAEKIEKWRIDDNDFRPHASLENLAPSAFRARIAPTFRPSEAPS; encoded by the exons ATGCGTGGAAAACGATTCACTGAAGAACAGATTGCGTTCGCCCTCAAACAAGCGGAAACCGGCGTCTCTGTGGCCGAAGTCTGCCGGAAAATGGGCATCGCAGAATCGACGTTCTTCAACTGGAAGAAGAAATTCAGCGGCTTGGGGGTCAGCGAGTTACGCCGTCTCAGACAGCTCGAAGAGGAGAACCGCAAGTTGAAACAGCTGGTGGCCGATCTGAGTCTGGACAAAATCATGCTGCAGGACGTGA ATTCAAAAAAAGCTTTGAAGCCGGCCCAGCGCCGTGTCCTAGTCGATCACCTGCGGACGGGCTATCGGGTGAGCGAACGGCGCGCCTGCGCCGTTCTGAACGAGTGGCGGACCATCTACCGCTATCAGGGCATTGCCCGTCCAGAAGAACAACTGATCCTGAAAAGGATGACCGAGATTGCCCACACCCGGGTGCGGTATGGCTTCCGAAGAATTCATGTCCTGATGGCGCGGGAAGGATGGCATATCAACCACAAGCGATTTTTCAGGCTGTATCAACTGGCTGGCTTAAATCTGCGGATGAAACGGCCCAGACGGCATGTCAGCGCTGCACGACGTGTAGCGCAGCCGACAGCGCAACAGCCCAATGAAGCGTGGTCAATGGATTTCATATCAGACATGCTCTTTGATGGGAAACGGTTTCGTGCGCTGACTTTGATCGACACCTTCACGCGAGAGTGCCTGGCGATTCATGTCGAGACCAGCATCAAGGGGGAACGTGTGGCCGACGTGGTACATGAGATCAGCAGGCACCGGGGGGTGCCTGCGCGCATCCAAGTCGACAACGGGAGTGAATTCATCAGCAAAGCCCTGGATCTGTGGCCGTATCAGCAGGGTGTGATCCTGGATTTTTCACGTCCTGGACGGCCGACCGACAATCCACTCATCGAATCCTTCAATGGCAGTTTCAGAGATGAATGCTTGAACACGCACTGGTTCCTGTCGCTGGACGACGCCGCAGAGAAGATTGAAAAATGGAGGATCGACGATAATGATTTCAGGCCGCATGCCTCGCTGGAAAATCTCGCGCCCAGCGCGTTCCGAGCCAGGATTGCACCGACCTTTCGCCCGTCGGAGGCTCCATCCTGA
- a CDS encoding response regulator transcription factor, with product MTDSEKGVRTVLVVDDEPSVRKVASAYLEREGFEVLTAADGLEGLQAAQGRGLSLVVLDVMLPLLDGLEVCKRLRAVSDVPIILLTARGEELDRVLGLELGADDYIVKPFSPRELVARVKAVLRRMSGEAAPMAVVYANVQLDPVTRTVRHEEQRLDLSALEFDLLYVFMKTPGRVFTRAELIERVWGANFPGIDRVVDVHMVSPRKHLSKSGQSPRLIHAVRAVGYRFGYAE from the coding sequence ATGACCGATTCGGAAAAAGGCGTGAGGACCGTTCTGGTGGTCGACGACGAACCCAGCGTGCGCAAGGTGGCGTCCGCTTACCTGGAGCGTGAGGGCTTCGAGGTCCTGACGGCTGCCGACGGGCTGGAGGGACTGCAGGCGGCCCAGGGGCGCGGTCTGTCGCTGGTGGTGCTCGACGTGATGCTGCCCCTGCTGGACGGCCTGGAGGTCTGCAAACGGCTGCGCGCTGTGTCTGACGTACCCATTATCCTGCTGACCGCCCGTGGGGAAGAGCTGGACCGGGTGCTGGGACTGGAACTGGGCGCAGACGATTACATCGTCAAACCGTTCAGTCCGCGCGAACTCGTGGCCCGGGTGAAGGCCGTGCTGCGGCGCATGTCTGGCGAGGCCGCCCCGATGGCCGTGGTGTACGCGAACGTCCAGCTTGATCCGGTCACGCGCACGGTCAGGCACGAGGAGCAGCGGCTGGACCTCAGCGCCCTGGAGTTCGATCTGCTCTACGTGTTCATGAAAACGCCGGGCCGTGTGTTCACCCGGGCGGAACTGATTGAACGGGTCTGGGGGGCTAATTTTCCGGGCATCGACCGGGTGGTGGACGTTCATATGGTGAGCCCGAGAAAGCACCTGAGCAAGTCTGGACAGTCGCCTCGCCTGATTCACGCTGTGCGCGCCGTGGGGTACCGCTTTGGTTATGCCGAGTAG
- a CDS encoding peptidoglycan D,D-transpeptidase FtsI family protein, whose product MAALAALFLLGLGGAFVRLTLAAPTPHPPSPPPRGTLWSADGRMLAGGPLELRRNPQGELAAPVVGFVGVSAGLEGVERALDERLKQGEDITLTLDTRVQGAVEDILSTAVRRTSAQYATAAVMDARTGELRALASVPGFDPADWQTAPPERWRNRAALDEYEPGSVLKALTVAALLDAGLTTPETRYPTPMRRRVAGATIGDLVPHPTNLSTREILRYSSNVGMTQLVDGVPAQLLRDAFASYGLGIAPRLGLPAGDGILRDAADWSELSQATMAFGQGLTVTTLQLVAAFNVLATEGNYVTPRLLTSAPLQTRPVLRPATAARMREVLHKVIDDGIRTKAALPGYHVGGKTGTAQVVVDGRYSPDVFSSTFAGFLPAAQPRFTVAVMVRGAQRDFQGSQLAAPIFRDISGALFSLYALAPEGDNASARTSR is encoded by the coding sequence ATGGCCGCCCTAGCTGCATTGTTCCTCCTTGGGCTGGGAGGCGCCTTCGTCCGGCTGACCCTGGCTGCCCCAACCCCACACCCCCCGTCCCCCCCGCCCCGGGGGACCCTGTGGAGTGCCGATGGCCGGATGCTGGCAGGGGGTCCGCTGGAACTGCGGCGCAACCCGCAGGGTGAGTTGGCCGCGCCCGTGGTGGGCTTCGTGGGCGTGTCGGCCGGCTTGGAGGGCGTGGAGCGAGCGCTCGATGAGCGTCTAAAACAGGGGGAGGACATCACCCTAACACTCGATACCCGCGTGCAGGGTGCGGTCGAGGACATCTTGAGCACGGCCGTGCGCCGCACATCGGCACAGTACGCCACCGCCGCCGTGATGGACGCACGCACGGGTGAACTGCGGGCGCTGGCCTCCGTGCCGGGCTTCGATCCAGCGGATTGGCAGACGGCACCGCCAGAGCGTTGGCGCAACCGGGCAGCGCTCGATGAATACGAGCCGGGCAGCGTGCTCAAAGCGCTGACCGTGGCCGCCCTGCTTGACGCGGGTTTGACCACCCCGGAAACCCGGTACCCCACGCCCATGCGTCGCCGGGTGGCGGGCGCCACCATTGGCGACCTCGTGCCTCACCCAACCAACCTGAGCACTCGAGAAATCCTGCGTTATTCGAGCAATGTGGGCATGACCCAACTGGTCGATGGTGTGCCCGCCCAACTGCTGCGGGATGCCTTTGCCAGCTACGGCCTGGGCATTGCGCCGCGCCTGGGCCTGCCTGCTGGCGACGGAATTTTGCGGGATGCGGCTGACTGGAGCGAACTTTCACAGGCCACCATGGCGTTCGGGCAGGGACTGACGGTGACCACCCTTCAGCTTGTGGCTGCCTTCAACGTGCTCGCCACCGAGGGAAACTACGTTACCCCCCGGCTGCTTACCTCGGCGCCGCTGCAGACGAGGCCGGTGCTGCGCCCGGCCACCGCTGCCCGGATGCGCGAGGTGCTACACAAGGTCATCGACGATGGCATTCGCACCAAAGCCGCGCTGCCCGGCTACCATGTGGGAGGGAAGACCGGCACAGCCCAAGTCGTCGTGGACGGCCGCTACAGCCCGGACGTCTTCTCATCAACGTTCGCTGGGTTCCTACCCGCCGCTCAGCCCCGTTTCACAGTGGCCGTGATGGTGCGTGGTGCCCAGCGTGACTTCCAGGGCTCACAGTTGGCGGCTCCTATATTCCGTGACATCTCTGGTGCGCTGTTCTCCCTCTATGCCCTGGCTCCCGAGGGAGACAATGCCTCTGCACGCACTTCGCGCTGA
- a CDS encoding sensor histidine kinase: protein MAQALEATEARRRELIGTVAHELRTPLTGMRGLTEGLLDGVFSIEEAAPDILREIRRLERLTQELSLVTQAEAGIMSVVSRPVALGEITRAALAQFERPFALRELELKLDVRQETVIQVDADRLMQVLVNLLSNALRHTTVGGVRVQVDRLHRCGLVTVQDTGEGICERDLPHVFERFYRSDQSRARDEDENVGVGLTVSQHLVEAMGGRISLSSQVSLGTTVTVEVPLATSGLLSD from the coding sequence ATGGCCCAGGCGCTGGAGGCCACCGAGGCGCGGCGACGCGAACTGATCGGCACCGTAGCCCACGAACTGCGCACGCCCCTGACAGGCATGCGCGGCCTGACTGAGGGGCTCCTCGACGGCGTGTTCAGCATCGAGGAGGCGGCCCCCGACATCCTCCGCGAGATTCGCCGCCTGGAACGGCTGACCCAGGAACTGTCTCTGGTCACGCAGGCGGAGGCTGGAATCATGTCGGTGGTTAGCCGGCCGGTCGCGCTGGGCGAGATCACGCGCGCCGCACTAGCCCAGTTCGAGCGCCCCTTTGCCCTGAGGGAACTGGAGCTGAAGCTGGACGTGCGGCAGGAAACGGTCATTCAGGTCGACGCCGACCGGTTGATGCAGGTGCTTGTCAATCTGCTGTCCAACGCCCTGCGGCACACAACAGTCGGTGGGGTAAGGGTTCAGGTGGACAGACTTCACCGCTGTGGTCTGGTCACCGTCCAGGATACGGGCGAGGGCATCTGTGAACGGGACCTGCCGCATGTGTTCGAACGGTTTTACCGCTCAGATCAGTCGCGGGCGCGAGACGAGGACGAGAATGTGGGTGTGGGCCTGACAGTCTCACAACATCTGGTCGAGGCCATGGGCGGACGTATTTCACTGAGCAGTCAGGTAAGTTTGGGCACCACGGTGACCGTCGAGGTTCCCCTGGCCACGTCTGGGCTGCTTTCAGATTGA